The Nitrospira sp. genome includes a region encoding these proteins:
- a CDS encoding ATP-dependent DNA helicase RecQ — protein sequence MDDLTRQLKERFGFSAFRPGQEDVIRAVLAGRDVMAVMPTGQGKSLCYQFPATLLPGLTLVISPLIALMQDQVIAMKQRKIAVAAFHSGLSGLEKSLVLEDLKQRRIQLLYLAPERMQHEGFLRLLRTLWVSLLVVDEVHCISQWGHDFRPDYLKIGRLRQELTNPPCLALTATATARVQTDVCRRLSLHDPFRLVAGFRRKNLAFSVHHCQTLRDKLVLVDRLVRETETGTILVYGATRRTVEEVAAWLGQSHPAVGYYHAGLSDDARRLVHQDFRRGAVRILAATNAFGMGIDKPDVRLVVHFDIPGSLEAYYQEAGRAGRDGQPAACVVLFHERDVATQEYFISQASKDSDGAERAGRMTTLLQELLGYVSTSTCRQLAILEYFSDQGELASGRCGLCDRCVTPARQPSRKVPQGNAIAPAVLDTVAWCGGRFGMGRIVDILRGSRSKVLAAYGAADCPTYGMCGTETKLAVTGYVKALVNSGYLRVEGTEYPTLELTAKGREALQGLRLVELEQLEGATSHGSGERPRRLEVVPTPIPMTLPPDRQLVERLRQLRSELAEEEGVAPFLIFHDKTLKAIAGSKPDTRAALLEIPGIGEMKAERYGRRVLEVVNGTQ from the coding sequence AAGGAACGGTTCGGGTTTTCGGCATTTCGCCCTGGCCAAGAGGATGTCATACGCGCGGTGTTGGCTGGGCGCGATGTCATGGCAGTGATGCCGACGGGGCAAGGCAAATCGCTCTGTTACCAGTTTCCGGCCACTCTTCTGCCGGGGTTGACGCTGGTCATTTCGCCGCTCATTGCGTTGATGCAAGATCAGGTGATCGCCATGAAGCAGCGTAAGATTGCGGTTGCGGCGTTTCACTCCGGACTCAGTGGGCTGGAAAAGAGTCTGGTTCTGGAAGATCTCAAGCAGCGGCGTATTCAGCTCCTCTACCTCGCGCCGGAGCGGATGCAGCATGAAGGGTTTCTTCGCCTGTTACGGACTCTCTGGGTGTCGCTCCTGGTGGTCGATGAAGTTCATTGTATTTCTCAGTGGGGTCATGACTTCAGACCGGACTATCTCAAGATCGGCCGGCTGCGTCAGGAGCTCACGAATCCTCCCTGTTTGGCCTTGACGGCGACGGCCACTGCGCGTGTGCAGACGGATGTGTGTCGCCGGCTGTCGCTTCATGACCCGTTCCGACTCGTCGCCGGATTTCGTCGGAAGAATCTGGCCTTCTCCGTACATCATTGTCAGACCCTTCGAGACAAACTTGTCCTGGTAGACCGGCTGGTTCGAGAGACAGAGACAGGCACAATCCTCGTCTATGGCGCCACTCGCCGGACGGTTGAAGAGGTAGCTGCGTGGCTGGGCCAATCCCACCCGGCGGTCGGCTACTACCATGCGGGTTTGTCCGATGACGCACGGCGTCTGGTGCATCAGGATTTCCGCCGAGGGGCGGTGCGAATTCTGGCGGCGACGAATGCCTTCGGGATGGGGATCGATAAGCCGGATGTCCGGCTGGTCGTCCATTTCGATATTCCCGGCAGTCTGGAGGCCTATTATCAGGAGGCGGGTCGCGCTGGACGGGATGGGCAACCAGCTGCCTGTGTGGTGCTGTTCCATGAACGGGATGTGGCCACCCAGGAATATTTCATTTCGCAGGCATCCAAGGATTCTGATGGCGCTGAACGGGCGGGGCGCATGACGACGCTTTTGCAAGAATTGCTGGGATATGTGTCGACGTCGACGTGCCGACAGCTCGCGATTCTGGAATATTTTAGTGATCAGGGCGAGCTTGCCTCAGGTCGTTGTGGCCTGTGCGACCGCTGTGTGACGCCGGCGCGGCAGCCGAGTCGCAAGGTTCCTCAAGGGAATGCGATCGCACCGGCAGTACTGGATACGGTGGCCTGGTGCGGAGGTCGATTTGGGATGGGACGGATCGTCGATATTCTTCGCGGAAGTCGATCGAAGGTGCTTGCGGCCTATGGGGCAGCAGATTGTCCGACGTACGGCATGTGTGGAACGGAGACGAAGCTAGCGGTCACCGGTTATGTGAAAGCCCTCGTCAACTCAGGATATCTGCGAGTTGAAGGAACGGAGTACCCTACGCTTGAACTGACGGCAAAAGGACGAGAGGCCCTGCAAGGGCTTCGCCTGGTTGAACTGGAACAGCTGGAAGGTGCGACATCCCATGGATCAGGAGAGCGGCCGCGTCGCTTAGAGGTTGTGCCTACGCCTATTCCGATGACGTTGCCGCCGGATCGGCAGCTTGTTGAACGGTTGCGACAGCTCCGCTCCGAACTCGCTGAGGAAGAAGGCGTCGCGCCATTCCTCATTTTTCACGATAAGACGTTGAAGGCCATCGCCGGTTCCAAACCGGACACGCGAGCGGCGTTACTGGAGATTCCAGGCATCGGCGAGATGAAAGCCGAGCGGTATGGCCGACGGGTGTTGGAGGTGGTTAACGGGACACAATAG